TATGCCGCTGACCAAAATACAATTAAAATCGCGTTAGTGGGATGCGGAGGGCGCGGGACAGGTGCCGCAGCCAATGCACTTTCAACTACCAGCGGCCCTATCAAATTGGTCGCAATGGCAGACGTCTTTGACAACCGCTTGAACACAAGTTATCAAAGCCTCAAAAAGGCGTTTGGGGACAAAGTCGACGTTCCTGACGACCAGAAATTTATCGGCTTTGATGGATATGAAAAGGCAATCAGCTGTCTTGGACCAGGCGATGTTGTCTTGCTGGTTACACCTCCCGCATTTCGATGGGTTCACTTCGGTTATGCCATCGAAAAAGGGATTAACGTTTTCATGGAAAAACCTCTGACCGTTGATGGTCCCAGTACACGCAAGATGCTCGAACTGGCTAAGAAATCAGAAGAAAAAAATCTCAAAGTCGGCGTTGGTCTGATGTGCCGTCACTGTAAAGCCCGTCAGGAACTTTACGACCGCATCAAGCAGGGACAGATTGGAGATATTCTGGAACTTAGAGCCTATCGAATGGCAGGTCCAACGGGATCTGCAGCCACCGGTCCTAAACCCGAAAAAATGAGCGAACTACTCTATCAAATTAAAAATTTCCATGGCTTTCTCTGGGCCAGTGGTGGAGGATTCAGTGACTTCCTCATCCATAACATCGATGAAAGTTGCTGGATGAAAGATGCCTGGCCTGTTCAAGCCGATGGCTCAGGTGGCCGACACTATCGTGGGGATAATGTCGATCAGAATTTCGACAGTTACAGTGTTGAATACACTTTCGCTGACGGAACCAAAATGTTTCTGAGAGGTCGGACCATGCCTGGCTGTCGTCAAAAATTTGCCAGCTTTGCCCATGGAACCAAAGGTTTGGCAGTGATTTCCACATCCGCTCATCATCCAGCCAAAGCACGCATC
The Gimesia aquarii DNA segment above includes these coding regions:
- a CDS encoding Gfo/Idh/MocA family protein, with translation MSKAPKDTSSRREFLKNSSRLAAGASVLAGTAIPHVYAADQNTIKIALVGCGGRGTGAAANALSTTSGPIKLVAMADVFDNRLNTSYQSLKKAFGDKVDVPDDQKFIGFDGYEKAISCLGPGDVVLLVTPPAFRWVHFGYAIEKGINVFMEKPLTVDGPSTRKMLELAKKSEEKNLKVGVGLMCRHCKARQELYDRIKQGQIGDILELRAYRMAGPTGSAATGPKPEKMSELLYQIKNFHGFLWASGGGFSDFLIHNIDESCWMKDAWPVQADGSGGRHYRGDNVDQNFDSYSVEYTFADGTKMFLRGRTMPGCRQKFASFAHGTKGLAVISTSAHHPAKARIYKGYNEAKENLAWAYPQPEPNPYQLEWDDLINAIRQDKRYNEVKRGAEASLVTSMGRMAAHTGQVVTYDEMLNCKQEFAPDVDKLTLDSPAPVLARADGSYPVPLPGILKRREY